In Pongo pygmaeus isolate AG05252 chromosome 13, NHGRI_mPonPyg2-v2.0_pri, whole genome shotgun sequence, one genomic interval encodes:
- the PPP1R26 gene encoding protein phosphatase 1 regulatory subunit 26 — protein sequence MFLMNASPVVALQSKWEAFGPPGSCRFPRCFSEADEGVESASVSARVQMLISTLQRDGAARGTSDERAAQRGHRAEGCHDAKPAAKPTVHKEPPASAACGLVADFDPMGEEETADFGPLVLDSDSDDSVDRDIEEAIQEYLKAKSGAAQPGAGGAQPGASQPSRAAGGGSRCKPEPAHGSAPTALCPPKLVSGSGGGPGSQVGSSEDQGSASPVSVSSDDSFEQSIRAEIEQFLNEKRQHETQKCDGSVEKKPDTNENSAKSLSKSHQEPPMKVVHRQGLMGVQKEFAFRKPPRSVKMNVQPRSLRSKVTTTQENEGGTKPATPCRPSEAAQNKGGIKRSTSAARRGKRVTSAAQAPEASDSSSDDGIEEAIQLYQLQKTRKEADGDPPQRVQFREERAPDPPAHSTSSATKSALPETHRKTPSKKKPVATKTTDPGTGGLDTDHSPKLLKETKAPPPASPASRSEFVERSSCRADTSAELMCAEAILDISKTILPAPVEGSDGSLSASPLFYSPNVPSRSDGDSSSVDSDDSIEQEIRTFLALKAQSGSLLARGESCPQAAQGPLLPPGLNSQTGSHKAPLSKTPDPLLGCKRKRRGGGRVRPSTPKKTREVVKDGGQDADHSQGRAEPGHEGRDLPIQGKASEAPGGEGTARGPGDTRMSQGQSKTDEARHLDEKESSEDKSSSLDSDEDLDTAIKDLLRSKRKLKKRCREPRAACRKKVRFSTAQTHFLEQLGGLRRDWKDRGPPVLKSCLSKSKRDSGEGPGKKPPSVFGGTADRTKQEGAGSQDTALAFRVRRPASASASTSASEENPFPRESHGPAPSPGSLSDDSSSVDSDDSIELEIRKFLAEKAKESVSSSEVQAEGPTALGTGGPARPEVLCRKEPAPPPGVCTRSQRARGVPHLAEGLRGTESAGAQGTAGLFSQGGKGLPAAPARGDPAPPRSNSGGVSAKGLSVSRRNVYIHKDQSPRGAEPAARSAFGQLPSCATVGTEAGGARGTFHMGCGSPSFLTPSPGAERDAAAQADRAPPWSDFAHQSRLPSPWVLRSEGRDAVWRGGVGSERDKGSEGPARGLPSLPLAGFSPLLSTQLFHFGKGVSWGGRQAGLFSPHLGLPLQGPSFSAFREAQAGPSPVFGSPHLLAKKDGGPWPSRKAQTGLSLHDRRSSGSEESILDLRYRRRAINRDDQEQDALGSDASDFSDTSTEDSGGSSVVKV from the coding sequence ATGTTTCTCATGAACGCTTCTCCAGTGGTTGCTCTCCAGTCCAAATGGGAGGCCTTTGGCCCGCCAGGGAGCTGTAGGTTCCCCAGGTGCTTCTCGGAGGCTGACGAGGGCGTGGAGAGCGCGTCGGTGAGCGCCCGGGTGCAGATGCTCATCAGCACTCTGCAGCGCGACGGGGCTGCTCGGGGCACCAGCGATGAGCGCGCTGCGCAGAGGGGCCACAGGGCAGAGGGATGCCACGACGCCAAGCCGGCTGCCAAGCCCACCGTGCACAAGGAGCCACCTGCATCAGCTGCCTGTGGTCTCGTTGCTGACTTTGACCCCATGGGGGAGGAGGAAACTGCAGACTTTGGCCCGTTGGTGCTAGATTCAGACAGTGATGATTCCGTGGACAGGGACATTGAGGAGGCCATCCAGGAGTACCTGAAGGCAAAGAGTGGAGCCGCACAGCCTGGGGCCGGCGGGGCCCAGCCAGGCGCCTCCCAGCCTTCCAGGGCCGCAGGCGGAGGCAGTAGATGTAAGCCGGAACCGGCTCACGGCAGTGCCCCGACTGCCCTGTGTCCCCCAAAACTTGTATCTGGATCAGGTGGTGGCCCTGGCAGCCAGGTGGGATCCAGCGAGGACCAGGGCTCCGCTTCCCCGGTCAGTGTGAGCAGCGATGATTCCTTCGAGCAGAGCATCAGGGCGGAAATAGAACAGTTTCTGAATGAGAAGAGACAGCATGAGACCCAAAAATGTGATGGGTCAGTGGAGAAGAAACCGGACACAAATGAAAATTCGGCCAAGTCACTCTCGAAATCCCACCAAGAGCCGCCTATGAAGGTGGTGCATCGGCAAGGCCTGATGGGCGTCCAGAAGGAGTTCGCCTTCCGCAAACCTCCCCGGTCAGTGAAGATGAACGTGCAGCCCAGAAGCCTCAGGTCCAAGGTCACAACCACGCAGGAGAACGAGGGCGGCACAAAGCCAGCAACCCCCTGCCGCCCTTCAGAAGCAGCACAGAATAAAGGTGGGATCAAAAGGAGCACCAGCGCCGCAAGGAGGGGAAAGCGAGTCACGAGCGCAGCACAGGCGCCCGAGGCGTCCGACTCCAGCAGCGACGACGGCATTGAGGAGGCCATCCAGCTGTACCAGCTGCAGAAAACACGCAAGGAGGCCGACGGGGACCCGCCCCAGAGGGTCCAGTTCCGAGAGGAGAGAGCGCCTGACCCTCCCGCACACAGCACAAGCAGCGCCACAAAAAGTGCCTTGCCCGAGACCCACAGGAAAACACCCAGCAAGAAGAAGCCAGTGGCCACTAAGACCACGGACCCTGGTACAGGGGGCCTGGACACTGACCATTCCCCCAAGCTGCTGAAGGAAACCAAAGCTCCACCTCCAGCGAGCCCTGCTTCCAGGAGTGAGTTTGTGGAACGGTCCTCGTGCCGGGCAGACACGTCTGCTGAGCTGATGTGCGCAGAAGCAATCCTGGACATCTCCAAGACGATCCTGCCGGCCCCTGTGGAGGGCAGTGACGGGTCCCTGTCCGCAAGCCCACTCTTCTACTCCCCGAACGTGCCTTCCCGCTCTGACGGCGACAGTAGCTCCGTGGACAGCGATGACAGCATTGAGCAGGAAATCCGGACGTTTTTGGCCCTCAAGGCGCAGTCAGGGAGTTTGCTGGCCAGAGGTGAGAGCTGCCCGCAGGCTGCCCAGGGTCCACTCTTGCCGCCTGGCCTCAACAGCCAGACCGGCAGCCACAAGGCCCCTCTCTCTAAAACACCGGACCCACTGCTGGGCTGCAAAAGGAAACGTAGAGGTGGTGGCCGTGTGAGGCCATCCACGCCCAAGAAAACGCGGGAGGTGGTGAAAGACGGTGGCCAGGATGCCGACCACAGCCAGGGGAGAGCTGAGCCCGGCCATGAGGGGCGAGACCTGCCCATCCAGGGCAAAGCCAGCGAGGCCCCGGGAGGGGAGGGCACCGCCAGGGGGCCTGGTGACACTCGCATGTCACAGGGCCAGAGTAAGACAGACGAGGCGAGGCACCTAGACGAGAAGGAGAGCTCCGAAGACAAAAGCAGCTCCCTGGACAGTGACGAGGACCTGGACACAGCCATCAAGGACTTGTTAAGGTCCAAGCGAAAGCTCAAGAAGAGGTGCAGGGAGCCCAGGGCTGCGTGCAGGAAGAAGGTGAGGTTCAGCACGGCTCAGACACACTTCTTGGAGCAGCTGGGCGGGCTCCGGAGAGACTGGAAAGACAGAGGCCCGCCAGTGCTGAAGAGCTGCCTCTCCAAGTCCAAGAGAGACAGTGGCGAGGGTCCCGGGAAGAAACCCCCCAGTGTCTTTGGCGGCACGGCAGACAGGACGAAGCAGGAGGGCGCCGGGAGCCAGGACACAGCCCTGGCCTTCCGGGTGAGGAGACCCGCCTCTGCCTCcgcttccacctctgcctccgaaGAGAATCCATTCCCCAGGGAGTCCCATGGCCCAGCTCCCAGCCCCGGCTCCCTGTCTGATGACAGCAGTTCAGTGGACAGCGACGATAGCATCGAACTGGAGATTAGGAAGTTTTTGGCGGAAAAGGCCAAGGAGTCAGTGAGCAGTTCAGAAGTTCAGGCAGAGGGCCCCACCGCTCTTGGGACAGGGGGCCCAGCCAGGCCAGAGGTGCTGTGCAGGAAGGAGCCGGCCCCACCGCCTGGCGTGTGCACGCGGAGCCAGAGGGCCAGAGGGGTCCCACATCTGGCTGAAGGGCTTCGAGGCACAGAGAGCGCAGGAGCACAGGGCACAGCCGGTCTGTTCAGCCAGGGCGGGAAGGGGCTCCCTGCTGCTCCTGCCCGAGGGGATCCGGCGCCGCCCAGGAGCAACAGTGGCGGTGTCTCCGCCAAGGGGCTCTCAGTGAGCAGGAGAAATGTTTACATTCACAAAGACCAGAGCCCACGAGGGGCTGAGCCTGCTGCCAGAAGTGCTTTTGGTCAGCTGCCCAGCTGTGCTACAGTGGGCACTGAGGCAGGAGGTGCCAGAGGAACCTTTCACATGGGCTGCGGGAGCCCGAGCTTCCTGACCCCCAGCCCGGGAGCTGAGAGGGACGCTGCAGCCCAGGCCGACCGCGCACCGCCCTGGAGCGACTTCGCCCACCAGAGTCGGCTGCCCAGCCCGTGGGTGCTGCGCTCCGAAGGCAGAGATGCAGTGTGGAGGGGGGGTGTCGGGAGCGAGAGAGACAAGGGGTCCGAGGGCCCTGCCCGGGGCCTGCCCAGCCTGCCCCTTGCGGGCTTCTCGCCGCTGCTGTCCACCCAGCTCTTCCACTTTGGAAAGGGTGTCTCCTGGGGGGGCAGGCAGGCTGGCCTCTTCAGCCCCCACCTGGGGCTGCCTCTGCAGGGCCCCTCCTTCTCGGCCTTCAGGGAGGCCCAGGCCGGACCCAGCCCTGTCTTTGGAAGCCCACACTTGCTGGCAAAGAAGGACGGCGGCCCTTGGCCAAGCAGGAAGGCACAGACAGGGCTGAGTTTGCACGACAGGAGGAGCTCGGGCTCGGAGGAAAGCATTTTAGACCTGAGGTATCGACGAAGGGCCATCAACAGGGATGACCAGGAGCAGGACGCCTTGGGCAGTGACGCCAGTGACTTCAGCGACACCTCCACGGAGGACAGTGGCGGCAGCTCAGTAGTGAAGGTCTAA
- the PIERCE1 gene encoding piercer of microtubule wall 1 protein, translated as MAEESPRACAEPVAPKATAPSERTSDYYRVSADLPGRFNNPGWFRGYRTQKSVSVYRTSNQAYGSRAPTVHEMPKVFYPNSNKFSQQLAAGGMFRNNTLNVYLEKSIVTGPDNCITSCDRLNFHPSYNINRPSICD; from the exons ATGGCTGAGGAAAGCCCCAGAGCGTGCGCGGAGCCTGTGGCGCCCAAGGCCACGGCCCCGTCGGAGAGGACCAGCGACTACTACCGCGTGAGCGCGGACCTGCCGGGCAGGTTCAACAACCCGGGGTGGTTCCGGGGCTACAG GACCCAGAAGTCTGTCTCGGTGTACAGGACCAGTAACCAGGCTTACGGGAGCAGAGCCCCCACCGTGCACGAGATGCCC AAAGTATTTTATCCAAATTCGAATAAATTTTCCCAACAACTTGCAGCGGGTGGAATGTTCCGGAACAATACTCTCAATGTTTACCTGGAGAAAAGCATTGTGACTGGCCCTGATAACTGCATCACCTCCTGTGACCGGCTCAACTTCCACCCCAGTTACAACATCAACAGGCCATCCATCTGCGATTGA
- the MRPS2 gene encoding small ribosomal subunit protein uS2m isoform X2 — MATSPAALPRILGADFNDKILNEPLKHSDFFNVKELFSVRSLFDARVHLGHKAGCRHRFMEPYIFGSRLDHDIIDLEQTAVHLQLALNFTAHMAYRKGIILFISRNRQFSYLIENTARDCGEYAHTRYFKGGMLTNARLLFGPTVRLPDLIIFLHTLNNIFEPHVAVRDAAKMNIPTVGIVDTNCNPCLITYPVPGNDDSPLAVHLYCRLFQTAITRAKEKRRQVEALYRLQGQKEPGGQGPAHPPGADMSRSL; from the exons ATGGCGACATCCCCGGCCGCGCTGCCCCGAATACTCGGCGCGG ATTTCAACGACAAGATTCTGAATGAGCCCCTCAAGCACTCTGACTTCTTCAATGTCAAGGAACTGTTTTCCGTGAGAAGCCTCTTCGATGCCCGAGTGCATCTGGGACACAAAGCTGGCTGTCGGCACAG GTTTATGGAGCCGTACATCTTTGGGAGCCGCCTGGACCACGACATCATCGACCTGGAACAGACAGCCGTGCACCTccagctggccttgaacttcacTGCCCACATGGCCTACCGCAAGGGCATCATCTTGTTTATAAGCCGCAACCGGCAGTTCTCATACCTGATTGAGAACACGGCCCGTGACTGTGGCGAGTACGCCCACACTCGCTACTTCAAGGGCGGCATGCTGACCAACGCGCGCCTCCTCTTTGGCCCCACGGTCCGCCTGCCGGACCTCATCATCTTCCTGCACACGCTCAACAACATCTTTGAGCCGCACGTGGCCGTGAGAGACGCAGCCAAGATGAACATCCCCACAGTGGGCATCGTGGACACcaactgcaacccctgcctcatCACCTACCCTGTACCCGGCAACGACGACTCCCCGCTGGCCGTGCACCTCTACTGCAGGCTCTTCCAGACGGCCATCACCCGGGCCAAGGAGAAGCGGCGGCAGGTTGAGGCTCTCTATCGCCTGCAGGGCCAGAAGGAGCCCGGGGGCCAGGGGCCAGCTCACCCTCCTGGGGCTGACATGAGCCGTTCCCTGTGA
- the MRPS2 gene encoding small ribosomal subunit protein uS2m isoform X1, protein MATSPAALPRILGAGARAPSRWLGFLGKAIPGPARPSRRTLGSATAPVILESEDGPDFNDKILNEPLKHSDFFNVKELFSVRSLFDARVHLGHKAGCRHRFMEPYIFGSRLDHDIIDLEQTAVHLQLALNFTAHMAYRKGIILFISRNRQFSYLIENTARDCGEYAHTRYFKGGMLTNARLLFGPTVRLPDLIIFLHTLNNIFEPHVAVRDAAKMNIPTVGIVDTNCNPCLITYPVPGNDDSPLAVHLYCRLFQTAITRAKEKRRQVEALYRLQGQKEPGGQGPAHPPGADMSRSL, encoded by the exons ATGGCGACATCCCCGGCCGCGCTGCCCCGAATACTCGGCGCGG GTGCCCGGGCCCCGTCGCGCTGGCTGGGCTTCCTCGGGAAGGCGATCCCCGGACCTGCTCGGCCGAGCCGCAGGACGCTTGGAAGCGCGACGGCCCCTGTGATCCTCGAGTCCGAGGACGGCCCCG ATTTCAACGACAAGATTCTGAATGAGCCCCTCAAGCACTCTGACTTCTTCAATGTCAAGGAACTGTTTTCCGTGAGAAGCCTCTTCGATGCCCGAGTGCATCTGGGACACAAAGCTGGCTGTCGGCACAG GTTTATGGAGCCGTACATCTTTGGGAGCCGCCTGGACCACGACATCATCGACCTGGAACAGACAGCCGTGCACCTccagctggccttgaacttcacTGCCCACATGGCCTACCGCAAGGGCATCATCTTGTTTATAAGCCGCAACCGGCAGTTCTCATACCTGATTGAGAACACGGCCCGTGACTGTGGCGAGTACGCCCACACTCGCTACTTCAAGGGCGGCATGCTGACCAACGCGCGCCTCCTCTTTGGCCCCACGGTCCGCCTGCCGGACCTCATCATCTTCCTGCACACGCTCAACAACATCTTTGAGCCGCACGTGGCCGTGAGAGACGCAGCCAAGATGAACATCCCCACAGTGGGCATCGTGGACACcaactgcaacccctgcctcatCACCTACCCTGTACCCGGCAACGACGACTCCCCGCTGGCCGTGCACCTCTACTGCAGGCTCTTCCAGACGGCCATCACCCGGGCCAAGGAGAAGCGGCGGCAGGTTGAGGCTCTCTATCGCCTGCAGGGCCAGAAGGAGCCCGGGGGCCAGGGGCCAGCTCACCCTCCTGGGGCTGACATGAGCCGTTCCCTGTGA